In a genomic window of Mercenaria mercenaria strain notata chromosome 19, MADL_Memer_1, whole genome shotgun sequence:
- the LOC123543119 gene encoding glutamyl aminopeptidase-like, giving the protein MASDPNGHFADYVTSVFQYLSWKPIGRTLAWNYLTTNWDYFLQERFTERDTEMYYIISYISEGFSTFEELEKLQVFVADVTKDLSLRYFISYAFQRAIERTVNNIERASVYVPVMEKWLNDQGY; this is encoded by the exons ATGGCGTCTGATCCGAATGGACATTTCGCGGATTATGTCACATCAGTGTTTCAATATTTGTCCTGGAAACCTATTGGAAG GACCCTTGCCTGGAATTATTTAACTACCAACTGGGACTACTTTCTGCAAGA acGTTTTACTGAGCGGGATACCGAGATGTATTACATTATCTCTTATATATCTGAAGGATTCAGCACCTTTGAAGAGCTGGAAAAG TTACAGGTGTTCGTTGCAGACGTCACGAAGGACCTTAGCTTAAGGTACTTCATAAGTTATGCGTTCCAAAGAGCGATTGAGAGGACAGTGAATAATATAGAGCGGGCGTCAGTATATGTTCCAGTGATGGAGAAGTGGCTAAATGATCAAGGATATTGA